Proteins co-encoded in one Candidatus Methylomirabilota bacterium genomic window:
- a CDS encoding argininosuccinate synthase, translating to MQKVNKIVLAYSGGLDTSVILRWLIETYRAEVIAFCADLGQGEDLEPVREKALKTGASKVYIKDLREEFARDFVFPCLKANAVYEGRYLLGTSMARPLIAKHQMAVAKKEGADAVAHGATGKGNDQVRFELSYYAIDPRIRVIAPWREWDLGSRSDLIAYARRHDIPVPITKTRPYSTDRNLFHISFEGGVLEDPWQEPPEEMFVLSVSPEKAPDRATYIEVEFQDGQPIALDGKRLSPARLLQRLNKIGGEHGIGRVDIVENRYVGMKSRGVYETPGGTILQAAHRAVESLTMDREVMHLRDSLIPRFSELVYYGYWFSPEMELLMRTIEASQQGVTGTARVKLYKGNCEVVGRKSAVSLYDPAFATFEADQVYRQSDAEGFIRLNALRLRIRALRKERGVRGTKGKRPAR from the coding sequence ATGCAAAAGGTGAACAAAATCGTGCTGGCGTATTCGGGCGGGCTGGATACGTCGGTGATCCTGCGCTGGCTTATCGAGACCTACCGGGCGGAGGTGATCGCGTTCTGCGCCGACCTGGGACAGGGCGAGGACCTGGAACCGGTCCGGGAGAAGGCGCTCAAGACGGGCGCCAGCAAGGTCTACATCAAAGACCTGAGAGAAGAGTTTGCCCGGGACTTCGTCTTCCCCTGCCTGAAGGCGAACGCGGTCTATGAGGGGCGCTATCTGCTCGGTACCTCGATGGCGAGGCCGCTGATCGCAAAACACCAGATGGCGGTGGCGAAAAAGGAGGGCGCGGACGCGGTGGCACATGGCGCCACCGGCAAAGGGAACGATCAGGTCCGGTTTGAGCTCTCCTATTATGCCATCGACCCGCGCATCCGGGTCATCGCGCCATGGCGCGAATGGGATCTGGGTTCGCGGTCGGATCTGATTGCCTACGCGAGGAGGCATGACATCCCGGTGCCGATTACGAAGACGCGGCCCTACAGCACCGACCGCAACCTGTTTCACATCAGCTTCGAGGGCGGGGTGTTGGAGGACCCTTGGCAGGAGCCGCCTGAAGAGATGTTTGTTTTGAGTGTCTCGCCGGAGAAGGCGCCGGATCGCGCGACCTATATCGAGGTGGAGTTCCAGGACGGTCAGCCTATTGCGCTGGATGGCAAGCGCCTCTCGCCTGCCAGGCTGCTGCAGCGCCTGAATAAGATCGGCGGCGAGCATGGGATCGGTCGAGTCGATATCGTCGAAAACCGCTACGTTGGGATGAAGTCGCGTGGGGTATATGAGACGCCTGGGGGAACCATTCTGCAGGCCGCTCACCGCGCCGTGGAATCGCTCACGATGGATCGCGAGGTGATGCACCTGCGTGACTCCCTCATTCCCCGCTTCTCGGAGCTGGTCTACTATGGCTATTGGTTCTCCCCGGAGATGGAACTGCTGATGCGGACGATCGAGGCGTCGCAGCAAGGGGTGACCGGTACGGCGCGGGTCAAGCTGTACAAGGGCAACTGCGAGGTCGTAGGGCGCAAGTCGGCCGTCTCGCTGTACGATCCGGCCTTCGCGACGTTCGAGGCGGACCAGGTGTACCGACAGTCGGACGCCGAGGGGTTCATCCGCCTGAACGCGTTACGGCTCAGAATTCGGGCGCTAAGAAAAGAGCGTGGGGTGCGGGGCACGAAAGGGAAGCGGCCGGCACGATGA
- the argH gene encoding argininosuccinate lyase, whose protein sequence is MKAGPRTQKPWGGRFKQATDPRVEAYTASIHFDRRLYKYDIQGSVAHARMLAKCGLLSKAETDKIVMGLEEIEGEIERGEFRFDPSLEDIHMAIETRLIEKVGDAGAKLHTGRSRNDQVALDLRLYLREEIGEVRYLIAGLERALIAQAEAHLDLIMPGYTHMQRAQPILLAHHLMAYVEMLERDRERLRDALRRVEILPLGAGALAGVGLPIDRRFVARALGFPELSANSLDAVSDRDFVIEPLFAFALLQAHLSRLAEEIVLWASAEFGFIELSDAFATGSSMMPQKKNPDVAELARGKTGRVFGAMVAMLTVIKGLPLSYNRDLQEDKEPLFDSVESVKTTLLIMASLVRSLMFCADRMRQAAEDGFLNATDLADYLVCKGMPFRQAHEVVGLLVRGALARRCRLEELSLKELQAASPLFEKDVFAYIALDACIERRTATGGTATSAVKKAIKAAKTRLRDR, encoded by the coding sequence ATGAAAGCGGGACCGAGGACTCAAAAGCCTTGGGGTGGGCGATTTAAGCAGGCGACCGATCCGCGAGTGGAAGCCTACACCGCCTCTATCCACTTTGACCGTCGCCTCTACAAGTACGATATTCAGGGGTCTGTCGCGCACGCGCGGATGCTGGCGAAGTGCGGCCTGCTCAGTAAGGCTGAGACCGACAAGATCGTGATGGGGCTTGAGGAGATCGAGGGCGAGATCGAGCGCGGAGAGTTTCGTTTCGACCCCTCGTTGGAAGACATTCACATGGCGATCGAGACCCGGCTGATCGAGAAGGTGGGAGATGCCGGCGCAAAGCTCCACACCGGCCGGAGTCGGAATGACCAGGTGGCCCTTGATCTGCGTCTCTATCTGCGGGAGGAGATCGGAGAAGTTCGCTATCTGATCGCAGGGCTGGAGCGGGCTCTGATCGCACAAGCCGAAGCTCACCTTGATCTGATCATGCCCGGTTATACCCATATGCAACGGGCTCAGCCGATTCTCCTGGCGCACCACCTGATGGCCTATGTGGAGATGCTGGAGCGGGATCGTGAGAGACTGCGCGATGCGCTTCGCCGGGTTGAGATCCTTCCGCTTGGCGCCGGCGCCCTGGCCGGGGTCGGCCTGCCGATCGATCGGCGCTTTGTTGCCAGGGCGCTTGGCTTTCCCGAACTGTCGGCGAACTCGCTGGATGCCGTCTCTGACCGCGACTTTGTCATCGAGCCGCTATTCGCCTTCGCGCTGCTGCAGGCGCATCTGTCCCGCCTGGCAGAAGAAATTGTGCTGTGGGCATCGGCGGAGTTCGGGTTTATCGAGTTATCCGACGCCTTCGCTACTGGCTCCAGCATGATGCCCCAGAAAAAGAACCCGGACGTGGCGGAGCTGGCGCGAGGGAAGACCGGTCGCGTCTTCGGCGCCATGGTGGCCATGCTTACGGTCATCAAGGGACTGCCGCTCAGCTACAACCGCGATTTGCAGGAGGACAAGGAACCCCTCTTCGACAGCGTAGAGTCCGTCAAGACGACCCTCCTCATCATGGCGTCGCTGGTGCGCAGTCTCATGTTCTGTGCGGATCGGATGCGACAGGCGGCAGAGGACGGATTCTTAAACGCCACCGATCTGGCCGACTATCTGGTGTGTAAGGGGATGCCTTTCCGGCAGGCCCACGAGGTGGTGGGCCTTCTCGTTCGAGGCGCGCTTGCCAGGCGGTGTCGGCTCGAGGAGCTTTCGCTGAAGGAACTGCAAGCGGCCTCCCCCCTGTTCGAGAAGGATGTTTTTGCCTACATCGCGCTCGACGCCTGCATCGAACGGCGGACGGCTACCGGCGGGACCGCGACAAGCGCGGTGAAGAAGGCGATCAAGGCAGCCAAGACCAGACTTCGGGATCGATAG